A region of Candidatus Bathyarchaeia archaeon DNA encodes the following proteins:
- a CDS encoding type II toxin-antitoxin system VapC family toxin, translating into MSLELSTKEVGNALLKKARKGEIRIQDAEEIPQDLAKSDIVKTHSQNDLIPEAFKTATKHETTIHDAIYIELAKRLKTELITSDRRQAEIAVKEGVKVKRYEQP; encoded by the coding sequence GTGAGCCTAGAGCTATCCACGAAGGAGGTTGGAAACGCCCTACTGAAGAAAGCGCGGAAAGGAGAGATCAGAATCCAAGACGCCGAGGAAATCCCCCAAGACCTCGCGAAATCAGACATCGTGAAAACCCACAGCCAAAACGACCTAATCCCAGAAGCCTTCAAAACAGCCACAAAACACGAAACAACCATACACGACGCCATATACATCGAACTAGCGAAACGCCTCAAAACCGAACTCATCACCTCAGATAGAAGGCAAGCCGAAATCGCGGTGAAAGAAGGAGTAAAAGTAAAGAGATATGAACAACCGTAA
- a CDS encoding PIN domain-containing protein — protein MILLDSSLIIAYSNEADQNHVKALKIVEDVDKGEYGTPAITDYIFDEAVTVMLVKTKSPRLVADLGEKLSRACLLFRVDEQLFNASWKLFKEQVKPMFSFTDFTTISVCKANRIPNIATFDEDFLKLKEFKIVGVQRDQQ, from the coding sequence TTGATCCTTTTAGACTCCAGCCTAATCATCGCCTATTCCAACGAAGCCGACCAAAACCACGTTAAGGCTCTTAAGATCGTAGAGGACGTGGACAAGGGGGAGTATGGAACACCCGCTATAACGGACTACATATTCGATGAAGCCGTAACCGTTATGTTAGTTAAGACTAAAAGCCCAAGGCTGGTGGCGGATCTGGGAGAGAAGCTTTCGCGTGCATGCCTCCTCTTTAGGGTGGATGAACAGCTCTTCAACGCGTCATGGAAGCTCTTTAAAGAGCAGGTTAAGCCTATGTTCAGTTTCACCGACTTCACGACCATATCCGTCTGTAAGGCGAACAGAATTCCAAACATAGCCACATTCGATGAAGACTTCTTAAAGTTAAAGGAGTTCAAAATCGTCGGGGTTCAACGCGACCAACAATGA
- a CDS encoding type II toxin-antitoxin system CcdA family antitoxin codes for MGRLVTVSAKVEKELKKKAQELGLNVSAVVRRSLKEEVERIELRNILESLKREVEASPRLPDGSIVRIIRDMRRGISSP; via the coding sequence ATGGGTAGGCTTGTAACAGTATCCGCGAAGGTCGAGAAGGAGCTTAAAAAGAAGGCCCAGGAGCTAGGGTTAAACGTCAGCGCCGTGGTGAGGAGAAGCCTCAAGGAGGAGGTTGAGAGGATCGAGCTTCGCAACATCCTCGAATCCCTTAAAAGGGAGGTTGAAGCGTCCCCGAGGCTTCCAGACGGCAGCATCGTGAGGATCATCCGAGACATGAGGAGGGGAATAAGCTCCCCTTGA
- a CDS encoding type II toxin-antitoxin system VapC family toxin has product MTLTFSDAVLDASLLVQAVIREKHTDAALRLLETLGKIYAPPLIFYEVGNTLVSLARRKLISKEDALRKLSFTRRIPTLTVKETPLEKALEMAVELNLTLYDASYLALAAETEAPLITADDELYEKGVKTMNVIHVSEMRL; this is encoded by the coding sequence TTGACCCTTACGTTTTCAGACGCTGTTTTAGACGCTTCGCTGCTCGTTCAAGCCGTTATCAGGGAAAAGCACACTGACGCCGCGCTAAGACTTTTAGAAACCCTTGGAAAAATATACGCTCCTCCCCTGATATTCTACGAGGTGGGCAATACACTCGTGTCGTTGGCGCGTAGGAAACTCATTTCAAAAGAAGACGCGTTGAGGAAACTCAGCTTCACCCGGCGCATACCTACACTCACCGTAAAGGAAACCCCCTTAGAAAAAGCCTTAGAAATGGCTGTTGAACTCAACCTCACATTATATGACGCTTCTTACTTGGCTTTAGCCGCTGAAACCGAAGCACCGCTCATCACGGCTGATGACGAACTATACGAGAAAGGG